In Tepidimonas taiwanensis, the following are encoded in one genomic region:
- a CDS encoding type II toxin-antitoxin system PemK/MazF family toxin translates to MRRGEVWWVEFDPAVGSEIRRTRPAVIVSNDAANRHLTRVVVVPLTSNTERQYPGEAVVTVAGQKSKAMADQIMAADKGRLKSQLGVLSKADMLAVEDAIKVHLALPR, encoded by the coding sequence ATGCGGCGCGGTGAGGTGTGGTGGGTCGAGTTCGATCCCGCGGTGGGCAGCGAAATCCGCAGGACACGGCCGGCGGTGATCGTGAGCAACGATGCGGCCAACCGACACCTGACGCGCGTCGTGGTCGTGCCGTTGACCAGCAACACGGAGCGGCAATACCCGGGCGAGGCTGTCGTGACCGTGGCGGGGCAGAAGAGCAAAGCGATGGCCGATCAGATCATGGCGGCCGACAAGGGGCGGCTGAAAAGTCAGCTCGGGGTGTTGTCCAAAGCGGACATGTTGGCGGTGGAGGACGCGATCAAGGTGCACCTGGCGCTACCCCGGTAG